The Lysobacter gummosus genome includes a region encoding these proteins:
- a CDS encoding sialate O-acetylesterase, with protein sequence MKRTFFIVLGLLLTATQPAQAKIVLPLLFSDGAVVQRDQPLPVWGWATPGAKIEVELDGRSAEATASDDGAWRLELPAHAAGGPYLLKVSEHAGNTIVVRDLLVGDVWLASGQSNMEWPVAQSKDAEREIAGAGDQRIRHFKVPKSWSGQQQARLTGGRWQAASPQTAGAFSAVGYFFARELRAKTGVPIGIIDSTWGGSSIEAWTEASAQGLDAQAIARQARELQARDQSAVSETLARLARWPQKGVDTSRWSQADFDDHDWNHVAVPGLWEKGGYNGMDGEAWYRVSFTLSDAEAKAGVVLGVGRIDDSDTTWVNGQQVGETRMQYNLPREYPVPPQALRAGINQVAVRVQDFGGGGGIHGEAGEVFVQPQGAAKRPLEGSWKFRPAQVSVALIDDKNQHPALLYNQMIHPLRPYPLRGVIWYQGESNASVTGALRYRDQFAALIGQWRGDWKQPALPFLWVQLANFISGADVPGESAGAGSPWALLRESQSRALALPATAQAVAIDIGNPNDIHPRDKQEVGRRLALAARHVAYGESLVYSGPVYRTARFKGREARVEFAPSTSALTVRGGGDAAHGFELAGADRRFHPASAVVQGDTVVLTSAAVAQPQAVRYAWRDNPEQADLINRDGLPASPFRSDTW encoded by the coding sequence GTGAAACGCACGTTTTTTATCGTATTGGGACTGTTGCTGACGGCAACGCAGCCTGCGCAGGCGAAGATCGTGCTGCCGCTGCTGTTTTCCGACGGCGCTGTGGTTCAGCGCGATCAGCCGTTACCGGTCTGGGGCTGGGCGACGCCGGGCGCGAAGATCGAAGTCGAGCTCGACGGCCGCAGCGCGGAAGCTACAGCTTCCGACGACGGCGCGTGGCGGCTCGAACTGCCCGCGCACGCGGCTGGCGGTCCTTATCTGTTGAAGGTCAGCGAGCACGCGGGCAACACCATCGTCGTGCGCGATCTCCTGGTCGGCGACGTGTGGCTGGCTTCAGGCCAGTCGAATATGGAATGGCCGGTCGCCCAGTCCAAGGATGCGGAGCGAGAAATCGCGGGCGCGGGCGACCAACGTATCCGCCATTTCAAGGTGCCCAAGTCGTGGTCGGGGCAGCAACAAGCGCGTTTGACCGGCGGTCGATGGCAAGCGGCTTCACCGCAGACGGCAGGTGCATTCTCGGCGGTCGGATATTTTTTCGCGCGCGAATTGCGGGCGAAGACGGGTGTCCCCATCGGCATCATCGACAGTACCTGGGGCGGCAGCAGCATCGAGGCCTGGACCGAGGCATCTGCGCAAGGGCTGGATGCGCAGGCGATCGCGCGGCAGGCGCGTGAGTTGCAAGCGCGCGATCAAAGCGCTGTGTCCGAGACCCTTGCGCGGCTGGCTCGATGGCCGCAGAAGGGCGTAGATACTTCGCGCTGGAGCCAGGCCGATTTCGACGATCACGATTGGAATCACGTTGCGGTGCCGGGCCTGTGGGAAAAGGGCGGCTACAACGGCATGGATGGCGAAGCGTGGTATCGCGTCAGCTTCACCCTCAGCGATGCTGAGGCGAAGGCGGGGGTCGTGCTGGGCGTCGGGCGCATCGACGATTCCGACACCACCTGGGTCAATGGCCAGCAAGTAGGCGAGACGCGCATGCAGTACAACCTGCCGCGCGAATACCCGGTGCCGCCGCAGGCGCTGCGCGCCGGCATCAATCAAGTCGCGGTGCGGGTGCAGGATTTCGGCGGCGGCGGTGGCATCCATGGCGAGGCTGGCGAAGTGTTCGTACAACCGCAAGGCGCGGCTAAGCGGCCCTTGGAGGGTTCGTGGAAATTCCGTCCGGCACAGGTATCGGTAGCGCTGATCGACGACAAGAACCAGCACCCCGCGCTGCTGTACAACCAGATGATCCATCCGCTGCGGCCGTATCCGCTGCGCGGAGTGATCTGGTATCAGGGCGAATCCAATGCCTCCGTGACCGGCGCCTTACGGTACCGCGACCAGTTCGCCGCATTGATCGGGCAATGGCGCGGCGACTGGAAACAGCCGGCCTTGCCGTTCCTGTGGGTGCAACTGGCCAATTTCATTTCCGGTGCGGATGTTCCTGGCGAAAGTGCCGGCGCCGGCAGTCCATGGGCGCTGCTGCGCGAGTCGCAGTCGCGCGCGCTCGCTCTGCCGGCCACCGCGCAGGCGGTCGCCATCGATATCGGCAATCCCAACGACATTCATCCGCGCGACAAACAGGAAGTCGGCCGCCGCTTGGCGTTGGCCGCGCGCCATGTCGCCTACGGCGAATCGCTGGTTTATTCCGGGCCGGTTTACCGGACTGCCCGATTCAAGGGCCGTGAAGCGCGAGTGGAGTTCGCACCTTCCACCAGTGCATTGACCGTGCGCGGTGGCGGCGATGCGGCGCATGGCTTCGAACTGGCCGGCGCCGATCGCCGTTTCCATCCGGCCAGCGCTGTCGTCCAGGGCGACACCGTCGTCCTGACCAGCGCCGCAGTCGCGCAGCCGCAGGCTGTGCGTTACGCGTGGCGCGACAACCCAGAACAAGCCGATTTGATCAACCGCGACGGGCTGCCGGCATCGCCGTTCCGCAGCGACACGTGGTGA
- a CDS encoding glycoside hydrolase family 95 protein, which produces MSIDSTRRELFKGVGAGIAIAGLMPSSVVHAADGAIADGDALKLWYRRPATRWVEALPLGNGRLGAMVWGGIEHERLQLNEDTLYAGSPYEADTSGALEALPEVRRLIFAGEYARAEDLANAKMMARPLKQMPYQPLADVVLDFRDIPDISDYRRELDLDTAITRSRFKTWKTEHTREAFISPVDQCVVMRLSTDRPGSINLRVSLDSDQRNDMIADDGALLLRGRNATRHGIEGRLKFAVRIRAIPRGGSLRLRGERIEIEDADEVVLLITAATSYRRYDDIGGDPESITRQQLIAAQQRGFKELRATHVAEHQRLFRRISIDLGHTEAARLPTDERVERFADGNDPALAALYHQYGRYLLISSSRPGTQPANLQGIWNDLMDPPWESKYTVNINTEMNYWPSEANALHECVEPLERMMFDLAETGARTAKTMYGAPGWVMHHNTDLWRQTSPIDGAQYGLWPMGGAWLLQQLWDRWDYGRDRAYLAKIYPLFKGAAEFFAATLTRDPHTGERVTNPSMSPENVHPHGASLCAGPALDSQLLRDLFAQCIQAAGLLGVDSGFALQLKQLRDQLPPNRVGKAGQLQEWREDWDMQVPEIHHRHVSHLYALHPSSQINVRDTPKLAAAARRSLEIRGDDATGWGLGWRLNLWARLGDGEHALKILRMLLGPQRTYPNLFDAHPPFQIDGNFGGTAGITEMLLQSWGGSIFLLPALPEAWKAGSVRGLKVRGAAGIDLSWKAGRLTEATLTSVRGGRYNIVLGKQSLDVELEAGQSRRLRVKDGKLVAA; this is translated from the coding sequence ATGAGCATCGACTCGACGCGTCGCGAGTTGTTCAAGGGAGTGGGCGCGGGTATCGCCATCGCGGGTCTGATGCCGTCGTCCGTCGTGCATGCGGCGGACGGCGCCATCGCCGATGGCGATGCGCTCAAGCTCTGGTACCGACGGCCGGCGACGAGGTGGGTCGAGGCGTTGCCTCTGGGCAACGGACGTCTCGGCGCGATGGTCTGGGGCGGCATCGAGCATGAACGGCTGCAGCTCAACGAGGACACGTTGTATGCGGGCAGCCCGTACGAAGCCGACACTTCCGGCGCGCTGGAGGCATTGCCGGAAGTGCGTCGGCTGATTTTCGCCGGCGAGTACGCGCGCGCGGAAGACTTGGCCAACGCCAAGATGATGGCGCGGCCGCTCAAGCAGATGCCCTATCAGCCACTCGCCGACGTGGTGCTGGACTTCCGCGATATTCCGGATATCTCCGACTATCGCCGCGAGCTCGATCTGGATACGGCGATTACGCGCTCGCGGTTCAAAACCTGGAAGACTGAGCATACGCGCGAAGCCTTTATTTCACCGGTCGACCAATGCGTCGTGATGCGCTTGTCGACCGACCGGCCTGGCAGCATCAATCTGCGGGTGTCGCTGGATAGCGATCAACGCAACGATATGATCGCCGACGACGGCGCTCTGCTGCTGCGCGGACGCAATGCCACGCGCCATGGTATCGAGGGCCGGTTGAAGTTCGCGGTGAGGATTCGCGCCATTCCGCGTGGCGGTTCGTTGCGGCTACGTGGAGAACGCATCGAAATCGAAGACGCGGACGAGGTGGTGCTGTTGATTACGGCCGCTACCAGCTATCGCCGCTACGACGATATCGGCGGAGATCCAGAATCGATCACGCGCCAGCAGTTGATCGCCGCACAGCAGCGCGGATTCAAAGAGTTGCGTGCAACGCATGTGGCCGAACACCAGCGTTTGTTCCGTCGCATCTCAATCGACCTGGGCCATACCGAGGCCGCCCGATTGCCTACCGACGAACGCGTCGAGCGCTTTGCAGATGGCAACGACCCGGCACTCGCCGCGCTCTACCATCAATACGGCCGCTATCTGCTGATCTCCAGTTCGCGCCCCGGTACGCAGCCGGCCAACCTGCAGGGCATCTGGAACGATTTGATGGATCCGCCCTGGGAGAGCAAGTACACCGTCAACATCAACACTGAGATGAATTACTGGCCGAGCGAAGCCAACGCATTGCACGAATGCGTCGAACCGCTGGAGCGCATGATGTTCGATCTGGCCGAAACCGGTGCGCGCACCGCCAAGACGATGTACGGCGCGCCCGGCTGGGTGATGCACCACAACACAGACCTGTGGCGGCAGACGAGCCCGATTGACGGCGCGCAATACGGACTGTGGCCGATGGGGGGCGCGTGGTTGCTGCAGCAACTGTGGGACCGCTGGGATTACGGTCGCGACCGCGCGTATCTGGCGAAGATCTATCCCTTGTTCAAGGGCGCGGCAGAATTCTTCGCGGCGACCTTGACGCGCGATCCCCACACCGGCGAGCGGGTCACCAACCCCTCGATGTCGCCGGAGAACGTGCATCCGCACGGCGCGTCGCTTTGCGCCGGGCCGGCGTTGGATTCACAGTTGCTGCGCGATCTGTTCGCACAGTGCATCCAGGCCGCCGGCTTGCTGGGGGTGGACAGCGGTTTCGCACTACAGTTGAAGCAATTACGTGACCAACTGCCGCCCAACCGCGTAGGCAAAGCAGGCCAGTTGCAGGAGTGGCGCGAAGATTGGGACATGCAGGTGCCGGAGATTCACCATCGCCACGTCTCGCATCTTTACGCATTGCATCCGAGCTCGCAGATCAACGTGCGCGATACGCCGAAACTCGCCGCGGCCGCGAGGCGCTCGCTGGAAATTCGCGGCGACGACGCCACCGGCTGGGGCCTGGGTTGGCGCTTGAATCTATGGGCGCGGCTTGGCGATGGCGAACACGCGCTGAAGATCCTGCGCATGCTGCTGGGACCGCAGCGGACCTACCCGAACCTGTTCGATGCCCATCCACCATTCCAGATCGACGGTAACTTTGGCGGCACCGCCGGCATCACCGAAATGCTGCTGCAGAGTTGGGGCGGCTCGATCTTTCTGCTGCCGGCTCTGCCGGAAGCGTGGAAAGCAGGATCCGTGCGTGGTCTTAAGGTGCGTGGCGCCGCCGGCATCGATCTGTCGTGGAAAGCAGGTCGCCTGACCGAGGCCACGCTCACCAGCGTGCGCGGTGGTCGCTACAACATCGTTCTGGGAAAGCAGAGTCTGGACGTCGAACTCGAAGCGGGCCAGTCGCGCCGCTTACGCGTTAAAGACGGCAAGCTGGTGGCGGCATGA
- a CDS encoding TIM-barrel domain-containing protein, translated as MRYLIGLAVLLPALLVSAYAGAVEAGKYERNSKGVVVHPAENDAAQVRLEVVADGIIRVSADPDGDFKRSASLMRVGDAPEPVLFDVAEKAGHVRVSTAKVTADVSLQSGRVAFFDAAGKPILSEVEGGRTFTPLRAEDQSYLSVRQRFHSPDDEAIYGFGQHQQGWMNQKGRDVELLQHNVDMAVPYLVSSRRYGLLWDNNSITRLGDPRGLQPLPKSLNLYDANGEAGGLTARYSINGVQKIERRESEINYQYIKDLKKWPAEARLPKAEEGQAPQRLQVTWEGEIEAKTAGRHTFSLFSSEYAKLWIDGKLISDSWRQNWNPWHREFALHMQPGQRHKLRIEWDLIDPSYLALLHRDPLPTSEAKDLSLWSEAGQMIDYYFVAGDSADQAIAGYRQLTGKSVLLPRWAYGFWQSRERYKTQAEMTDALDEYRKRKLPIDAIVMDWSYWPENAWGSHDFDKARFPDPQAMVKHIHDQHARMMISVWPKFYPSTANFKELDAKGHIYRRNIEVKERDWIGKGYLSSFYDPYSKEARDIYWRQIDEKLNVLGIDAWWLDSDEPDMHSNLDIDERKARATPTAIGSSTEFFNSFPLVHTEGVYQGDRAKDPDQRVFILSRKGYAGTQRNAVAVWSGDVASRWSDLREQVSAGVNLSLSGLANWTFDIGGFAVEKRYETQDPAHLAEWRELNLRWFQFGAFAPIFRSHGQFPTREIWNISPEGTAIYDSLAYYDRLRYTLLPYIYTLAGDTWHRDGTIMRGLAMDFPNDPKVRDIDDQYLFGPAFLVNPVSEFKATSRNVYLPAGADWYDFNTGKRHRGGQTLRADAPLARMPLFVRAGSIVPIGPVVQYVDEQPNAPLTLVVYTGADGKFSLYEDDGKGYGYEKGEFSRIPLSWNERTGKLSIGVREGSYPDMQKQRTIRARFVSGPRADAGELEPTVDATVQYDGKAITVSKVAEPN; from the coding sequence ATGCGTTATCTGATCGGATTGGCGGTTCTGCTGCCGGCATTGCTGGTATCGGCGTATGCCGGCGCAGTCGAAGCGGGCAAGTACGAACGAAACAGCAAGGGCGTCGTGGTACATCCGGCGGAAAACGATGCCGCACAGGTCCGGTTGGAAGTCGTCGCGGACGGGATTATCCGCGTCAGCGCCGACCCGGATGGCGACTTCAAGCGTAGCGCCAGCCTGATGCGGGTTGGAGATGCGCCCGAGCCCGTGCTGTTCGACGTCGCCGAAAAGGCGGGGCATGTGCGTGTGAGCACGGCGAAGGTCACGGCCGACGTGTCGCTACAAAGCGGCCGTGTGGCGTTCTTCGATGCGGCCGGCAAGCCGATCCTGTCCGAAGTCGAAGGCGGGCGCACGTTCACGCCGCTGCGGGCTGAGGACCAGTCCTACCTCAGCGTACGCCAACGTTTCCACTCGCCCGACGACGAAGCCATTTACGGATTCGGCCAGCACCAGCAGGGCTGGATGAACCAGAAGGGTCGCGACGTGGAGCTGTTACAGCACAACGTCGACATGGCGGTTCCGTATCTGGTTTCCAGCCGTCGTTACGGACTGCTGTGGGACAACAACTCGATCACCCGACTCGGCGATCCGCGCGGACTGCAGCCGTTGCCGAAGTCGCTGAATCTGTACGACGCCAACGGCGAAGCGGGTGGGTTGACCGCGCGCTATTCGATCAATGGCGTGCAGAAGATCGAGCGTCGGGAATCGGAGATCAACTACCAGTACATCAAGGATCTCAAGAAGTGGCCAGCCGAGGCCAGGCTGCCGAAAGCGGAGGAAGGACAAGCACCGCAGCGCTTGCAGGTGACGTGGGAAGGCGAGATCGAGGCGAAAACCGCAGGCCGCCATACGTTCTCGCTGTTCTCCAGCGAGTACGCCAAGTTGTGGATCGACGGGAAGCTGATTTCCGACAGCTGGCGCCAGAACTGGAATCCATGGCACCGCGAATTCGCCCTGCACATGCAGCCCGGCCAACGCCATAAATTAAGGATCGAGTGGGACTTGATCGATCCCAGCTATCTGGCTCTGCTGCACCGCGATCCCTTGCCGACCAGCGAAGCCAAGGATCTGTCGCTGTGGTCCGAAGCAGGGCAGATGATCGACTACTACTTCGTGGCCGGCGACTCGGCTGACCAGGCGATCGCCGGTTATCGCCAGCTCACCGGCAAGTCGGTGCTGTTGCCGCGATGGGCCTATGGCTTCTGGCAAAGCCGCGAACGCTACAAGACACAGGCCGAGATGACCGATGCGCTGGATGAATACCGCAAACGCAAGCTGCCGATCGACGCGATCGTAATGGACTGGTCGTACTGGCCGGAAAACGCCTGGGGCTCGCACGATTTCGATAAGGCGCGTTTTCCTGATCCGCAGGCCATGGTCAAGCACATCCATGACCAGCATGCGCGGATGATGATTTCGGTGTGGCCCAAGTTCTATCCCAGCACGGCGAATTTCAAGGAACTGGACGCCAAGGGGCATATCTACCGGCGCAACATCGAAGTGAAGGAAAGGGACTGGATCGGTAAGGGTTATCTTTCCTCGTTCTACGATCCCTATTCGAAGGAGGCGCGCGATATCTATTGGCGCCAGATCGACGAAAAGCTGAATGTGCTGGGCATCGATGCATGGTGGTTGGATTCGGACGAGCCCGACATGCATTCCAACCTGGACATCGACGAACGCAAGGCGCGCGCCACGCCAACGGCGATCGGTTCCTCTACCGAGTTCTTCAATTCGTTCCCGCTGGTTCACACCGAGGGCGTCTATCAAGGCGATCGCGCCAAGGATCCCGACCAGCGCGTTTTCATCCTGTCGCGCAAGGGTTATGCCGGCACCCAGCGCAACGCGGTCGCGGTGTGGAGTGGCGACGTGGCGTCGCGCTGGAGCGATCTGCGTGAACAGGTTTCGGCCGGCGTGAACCTGTCTCTCTCTGGGCTGGCTAACTGGACCTTCGACATCGGCGGATTCGCGGTGGAGAAGCGCTATGAGACCCAGGATCCTGCGCATCTGGCCGAGTGGCGCGAACTGAATCTGCGCTGGTTCCAGTTCGGCGCCTTCGCCCCGATCTTCCGGTCGCACGGACAGTTCCCGACCCGCGAAATCTGGAATATTTCGCCGGAGGGCACGGCGATCTACGACAGCCTCGCCTACTACGACCGCCTGCGTTACACGCTGCTGCCCTACATCTACACGTTGGCAGGCGATACCTGGCATCGCGACGGAACGATCATGCGTGGGCTGGCAATGGATTTCCCGAACGATCCTAAGGTTCGCGATATCGACGACCAGTACCTGTTCGGTCCTGCGTTCCTGGTCAATCCGGTGTCGGAGTTCAAGGCGACAAGCCGCAACGTCTATCTGCCTGCGGGAGCTGACTGGTACGACTTCAATACCGGCAAGCGTCACCGTGGCGGACAGACCTTGCGAGCCGACGCGCCGCTGGCACGCATGCCATTGTTCGTGCGCGCGGGCTCCATCGTGCCGATCGGTCCGGTGGTGCAATACGTCGACGAGCAGCCGAACGCGCCGCTGACGCTGGTGGTGTACACCGGCGCCGACGGCAAGTTCTCGCTGTACGAGGACGACGGCAAAGGCTACGGCTACGAGAAGGGCGAGTTCAGCCGCATCCCGCTGTCGTGGAATGAGCGCACCGGCAAACTGAGCATCGGCGTACGGGAAGGTTCGTACCCGGACATGCAGAAGCAGCGCACGATACGCGCGCGTTTCGTCAGCGGCCCACGCGCCGATGCTGGTGAGCTGGAACCCACCGTCGACGCCACCGTGCAATACGACGGCAAGGCGATCACGGTGAGCAAGGTTGCCGAGCCGAACTGA
- a CDS encoding DUF5597 domain-containing protein, with amino-acid sequence MENPTMMTRIPNRTTAIGLLRSAAVTAALAVLTACKPASDAPQATASADGKVAPKSEMRRTETPIPKLVSKNGRHALLVDGEPFLLLGAQVNNSSNYPAALEKVWPAMDVLKPNTVMVPIAWEQIEPQEGMFNFAFLDTLLTQARQHDVRLVLLWFATWKNNGPNYAPAWVKLDNKRFPRVITADGKTLNSLSPLAAQTLEADKKAFVRLMRHLKQADPQRTVIMVQPQNEPGTYGAPRDFSPLAQKAFDGAVPEALVRKMGKQGGDWKRVFGGDADEFFHAWHVAHYIDQVAAAGKAEYPLPMYVNAALRDPFTPGLPGQYESGGPTDNVLDVYKAAAPNIDLLAPDIYMREYDKYITVLDRYSRSDNALLVAETGNDVPFARYFFAALGRQAIGWSPFGIDYTRYSNWPLGAKGMSPESLEPFALNYRLVRPAARLLAKLSYEGKVHGTAEQGGQPIQTLKLNERWNAVITYGVPQFWFRGEAPGNPTPIGAALIAETGVDEFLVTAYHARVNIVAADPDVAARQIYDRVEEGTYENDQWKFQRIWNGDQTDYGLNFSNGTQLLRVKLATY; translated from the coding sequence ATGGAAAACCCTACGATGATGACCCGAATTCCGAATCGCACTACTGCCATCGGCTTGTTGCGATCGGCGGCAGTGACGGCGGCGCTGGCGGTTCTGACCGCATGCAAGCCTGCATCCGATGCACCGCAGGCGACCGCGTCGGCCGACGGAAAAGTCGCGCCCAAGTCGGAGATGCGCCGCACCGAAACGCCGATTCCGAAACTGGTGAGCAAAAACGGCCGCCACGCATTGCTGGTGGATGGCGAACCCTTTCTGCTGCTGGGCGCGCAGGTCAACAACTCCAGCAACTATCCCGCCGCCCTGGAAAAGGTGTGGCCCGCCATGGATGTGCTGAAGCCGAACACGGTGATGGTGCCGATCGCCTGGGAACAGATCGAACCGCAGGAAGGCATGTTCAATTTCGCTTTCCTCGACACTTTGTTGACGCAAGCGCGCCAACACGATGTACGGCTGGTGCTGTTGTGGTTCGCCACCTGGAAGAACAACGGCCCCAACTACGCGCCGGCCTGGGTCAAGCTGGACAACAAACGTTTCCCACGCGTCATCACCGCTGACGGCAAGACGTTGAATTCACTGTCGCCGTTGGCTGCGCAAACGCTGGAGGCCGATAAAAAGGCGTTCGTGCGATTGATGCGCCATCTCAAGCAAGCCGACCCGCAGCGCACCGTCATCATGGTGCAACCGCAGAACGAGCCCGGCACCTATGGCGCACCGAGGGATTTCTCGCCGCTGGCGCAGAAGGCGTTCGACGGCGCCGTGCCAGAAGCGTTGGTCAGGAAGATGGGCAAGCAGGGGGGCGACTGGAAGCGGGTATTCGGCGGCGACGCCGATGAGTTCTTCCACGCTTGGCATGTGGCGCATTACATCGATCAGGTCGCGGCCGCGGGCAAGGCCGAGTATCCGTTGCCCATGTACGTGAACGCGGCCTTGCGCGATCCGTTCACTCCGGGCCTGCCCGGTCAGTACGAGAGCGGCGGCCCCACCGACAACGTGCTCGATGTCTACAAGGCGGCCGCACCCAATATCGATCTGCTGGCGCCGGACATCTACATGCGCGAGTACGACAAGTACATCACCGTGCTGGATCGTTACTCGCGCTCCGACAACGCCTTGCTGGTGGCCGAAACCGGCAACGATGTTCCGTTCGCGCGTTATTTCTTTGCCGCGCTCGGCCGCCAAGCCATTGGCTGGTCGCCGTTCGGCATCGACTACACGCGTTATTCCAACTGGCCGCTTGGGGCGAAAGGCATGTCGCCCGAATCGCTGGAGCCGTTCGCGCTGAACTATCGCCTAGTGCGGCCGGCCGCGCGGCTGTTGGCCAAGCTCAGCTACGAAGGCAAGGTGCACGGCACGGCAGAGCAGGGTGGACAGCCGATACAAACCCTCAAGCTCAACGAACGCTGGAATGCGGTGATTACCTACGGCGTGCCGCAGTTCTGGTTCCGGGGGGAAGCGCCCGGCAACCCGACGCCGATCGGCGCGGCATTGATCGCTGAAACTGGCGTTGATGAATTCCTGGTCACCGCTTACCACGCGCGCGTGAACATCGTCGCTGCCGATCCCGATGTCGCCGCGCGACAGATATACGACCGGGTCGAGGAAGGCACGTACGAAAACGATCAATGGAAATTCCAGCGAATCTGGAATGGCGACCAAACTGACTATGGTTTGAATTTCTCCAATGGCACCCAGTTGCTGAGAGTCAAGCTGGCGACATACTGA
- a CDS encoding glycoside hydrolase family 2 protein, which yields MLAAAQGYAPRPQERVSDARISTPDAEPASAPLTNLPGRKRRSLNGKWQALVDGYAAGMGDWKAVWKDRTATGKSQFFEYGFDDSVTLDVPGDFNTQRPELTWLEGSVWYRKAFEHDAAAAAREERRLFVHFGAANYRADVFLNGEKLGSHEGGFTPFQFELTERVKPGENRLLVHVNNERRKDGIPAQGFDWFNYGGLTRDVALIETPKTYIQDYSLQLAPDSLRRVDGWVQLAGTAPRQPVRVRIRELGVDVRAQAGADGRAPLHFEASFALWSPAQPKLYRVEVSTPEESLQEDIGFRSIAVHGDELLLNGKPLFLRGVNVHEEIDGRRAHSEADAQRMLEQAKQMGANFVRLAHYPYNEHLLRLADRLGLLLWEEIPVYQGIDFAAAGMQGKLEAMLAEMIGRDRNRASVIVWGIANETTPGPARNAALTALAQQARRLDPARLISAAFYGPGFHGRALTVADPLIASLDVVGINEYFGWYTPWPVEPEQAEWKPFGKPLLITEFGAEARYGHHGANDVANAWNEEFQAEFYRKQLRMFARIPFLRGTAPWVMTDFRSPVRMHPLQSGYNRKGLLSERGERKLAWQVIHDYYLEVAR from the coding sequence TTGCTGGCCGCCGCGCAGGGCTACGCGCCACGTCCGCAGGAGCGCGTGAGTGATGCGCGGATTTCTACGCCCGATGCAGAGCCTGCCTCCGCACCGCTGACCAATTTGCCGGGCCGCAAACGGCGCAGCCTCAACGGCAAATGGCAGGCGCTGGTGGACGGCTACGCCGCGGGCATGGGTGATTGGAAAGCGGTCTGGAAAGACCGCACCGCGACAGGCAAGAGCCAGTTCTTCGAATACGGATTCGACGACAGCGTCACTCTGGACGTGCCGGGCGATTTCAATACGCAACGGCCGGAACTGACTTGGCTGGAAGGTTCGGTGTGGTATCGCAAGGCGTTCGAGCACGACGCCGCTGCCGCTGCGCGCGAAGAGCGGCGTTTGTTCGTTCACTTCGGCGCCGCGAATTACCGCGCCGACGTGTTTCTCAACGGCGAGAAACTCGGCAGTCACGAAGGCGGGTTCACGCCATTCCAGTTCGAACTGACCGAACGGGTGAAGCCTGGTGAAAACCGACTGTTGGTACACGTCAACAACGAACGCCGCAAGGACGGCATTCCGGCGCAGGGTTTCGACTGGTTCAACTACGGTGGATTGACCCGCGATGTGGCTCTGATCGAAACTCCGAAAACCTACATTCAGGACTACTCCCTGCAACTGGCGCCGGATTCGTTGCGCCGCGTCGATGGCTGGGTGCAGTTGGCCGGCACCGCGCCGCGGCAACCCGTGCGCGTCCGCATTCGCGAACTGGGCGTGGACGTGCGCGCCCAGGCTGGCGCAGACGGTCGCGCGCCGTTGCATTTCGAGGCGTCGTTCGCATTGTGGTCGCCAGCGCAACCTAAGCTGTACCGCGTGGAAGTCTCCACGCCGGAAGAGTCGCTGCAGGAAGACATCGGTTTCCGCAGCATCGCCGTCCACGGCGACGAGCTCCTTCTCAACGGCAAGCCACTGTTTCTGCGCGGCGTCAATGTCCACGAAGAGATCGACGGCCGTCGCGCGCATTCCGAAGCCGATGCACAGCGAATGCTGGAGCAGGCAAAACAAATGGGCGCCAATTTCGTGCGCCTGGCGCATTACCCGTACAACGAACATCTGCTGCGCTTGGCCGATCGTCTGGGCCTGTTGTTGTGGGAGGAAATCCCGGTCTATCAGGGCATCGACTTCGCCGCCGCCGGCATGCAGGGCAAGCTCGAAGCCATGCTGGCGGAGATGATCGGCCGCGACCGCAATCGCGCGTCGGTCATCGTGTGGGGGATCGCCAACGAGACTACGCCCGGCCCTGCGCGCAACGCGGCGCTCACGGCGCTGGCGCAACAGGCGCGCCGACTGGATCCGGCCCGGCTGATCAGCGCGGCGTTCTATGGCCCAGGCTTCCACGGTCGTGCGTTGACCGTCGCCGATCCGTTAATCGCGTCGCTGGATGTCGTTGGCATCAACGAGTACTTCGGCTGGTACACGCCCTGGCCGGTCGAACCTGAGCAAGCCGAGTGGAAACCATTCGGCAAGCCGCTGCTGATCACCGAATTCGGCGCCGAGGCGCGCTACGGCCATCACGGCGCGAACGACGTGGCCAACGCCTGGAACGAGGAGTTCCAAGCTGAGTTCTATCGCAAACAGCTGCGTATGTTCGCGCGCATTCCGTTCCTGCGTGGCACGGCGCCCTGGGTGATGACGGATTTCCGTTCGCCGGTGCGAATGCATCCGCTGCAGTCCGGCTACAACCGCAAGGGGCTGTTGTCCGAGCGCGGTGAGCGCAAGCTGGCCTGGCAGGTGATCCACGACTATTACCTAGAGGTTGCACGGTGA